A DNA window from Mucilaginibacter xinganensis contains the following coding sequences:
- a CDS encoding tetratricopeptide repeat protein — translation MKQLIFIILFLLQGTLLFAQQEKSYVHKGNELYKQKKYTEAEVNYRKSVEKKNQNTEGNFNLGDALYKQKKFSEAGEQFNRLAGESNNKAIAAKAYHNLGNSLLENKKLEESIDAYKKALINNPKDDETRYNLAYAQEKLKEQQKKDKDNKDNKKNDKNQDKKDQQKKDDKNKDNKDQNKKDQDKKDQEKKDQDKKDQKDQKDGQQPQPNKLSKEDAERMLDALNNDEKQTQDKLKNKKLKGAKMHIEKDW, via the coding sequence ATGAAGCAGTTAATTTTCATCATATTATTTTTACTACAAGGCACTTTGCTTTTTGCACAACAGGAGAAAAGCTATGTACATAAAGGTAACGAGCTTTACAAGCAAAAAAAATATACTGAAGCTGAAGTGAATTATCGTAAATCGGTAGAAAAGAAGAATCAGAACACAGAGGGGAACTTTAACCTTGGCGATGCTCTTTATAAACAAAAGAAATTTTCTGAAGCCGGTGAGCAGTTTAATCGCCTTGCAGGCGAATCAAATAATAAAGCTATCGCTGCAAAAGCTTATCATAATTTGGGTAACTCATTATTAGAGAATAAAAAACTGGAGGAAAGTATCGATGCTTATAAAAAAGCGCTTATCAATAATCCTAAGGATGATGAAACCCGTTATAACCTGGCCTATGCCCAGGAAAAGTTGAAAGAACAGCAGAAGAAAGATAAGGACAACAAGGATAATAAGAAAAACGACAAGAATCAGGATAAGAAAGATCAGCAGAAGAAAGACGACAAGAATAAAGATAATAAGGATCAAAATAAAAAGGATCAGGACAAAAAAGACCAGGAAAAAAAGGATCAGGATAAAAAAGATCAGAAAGATCAGAAAGACGGTCAGCAGCCGCAGCCTAATAAGTTATCTAAAGAAGACGCGGAACGAATGCTTGATGCGTTAAATAATGATGAGAAGCAAACCCAGGATAAACTGAAGAACAAAAAATTAAAAGGTGCAAAGATGCACATTGAAAAAGATTGGTAG
- a CDS encoding VWA domain-containing protein, which produces MLRFAHIELLWGLALIPVFVLLFAGVSRWKTKAVKSLGDRNVVNLMIPDVSFSRPWLKFILFSIAFAFLLIAAADPQIGSKMEEEKRKSADLMILLDVSNSMLSQDLAPNRLENAKRAIAQLIENLHGDRIGIIVFAGEAYVQMPITTDYSAAKLFLNTINTNMVPTQGTAIGTAIDLGMKSFDFKNGTGKAMIIITDGENHEDDAVAAAKNAAEKDVSVHVIGVGSPEGAPIPIFENGRQIGFHTDSAGKNVVSKLNEAMGKEIAAAGGGSYVRATNANSGLGIVMDQIYKIQRKTVDTKSFKDFEDRFQIFLAIAFLLLVIEFFISNRKSQRLSNLKLFEVKKT; this is translated from the coding sequence ATGCTACGTTTTGCACATATCGAATTGTTGTGGGGGTTGGCATTGATCCCTGTTTTTGTCTTGCTTTTTGCTGGGGTTAGCAGGTGGAAAACTAAAGCGGTGAAGTCATTGGGTGACAGGAATGTTGTAAACCTGATGATTCCCGATGTTTCATTTTCAAGGCCATGGTTAAAGTTTATTTTGTTTTCAATAGCTTTTGCCTTTTTATTAATAGCGGCAGCAGACCCGCAGATAGGGTCAAAAATGGAAGAGGAAAAACGTAAGAGTGCAGACTTAATGATCCTGCTTGATGTTTCAAACAGTATGTTGTCGCAAGACCTGGCGCCCAACCGCTTGGAGAATGCTAAACGGGCCATAGCGCAGCTTATTGAAAACTTACACGGCGACAGGATTGGGATAATTGTATTTGCCGGTGAGGCTTATGTTCAGATGCCTATCACAACTGATTACTCCGCGGCCAAGTTGTTTCTGAATACCATAAACACCAATATGGTGCCCACACAAGGTACTGCAATTGGTACTGCCATTGATCTGGGGATGAAATCATTCGATTTTAAGAACGGTACGGGTAAGGCTATGATAATTATCACAGACGGTGAAAACCACGAGGATGACGCCGTAGCAGCAGCCAAAAATGCAGCTGAAAAAGATGTTTCCGTACATGTAATTGGAGTTGGCTCGCCCGAAGGAGCACCTATACCTATTTTTGAAAACGGAAGGCAGATAGGTTTTCATACGGATAGCGCGGGTAAAAACGTAGTAAGCAAGCTTAATGAAGCAATGGGTAAGGAAATAGCAGCAGCAGGTGGCGGGTCCTATGTTAGGGCAACCAATGCAAATAGCGGGCTGGGGATCGTAATGGATCAAATCTATAAGATTCAGCGGAAAACAGTAGATACCAAAAGCTTCAAAGATTTTGAAGACCGTTTCCAAATTTTCTTAGCGATTGCGTTTTTATTGTTGGTAATAGAGTTTTTTATCTCCAATCGTAAAAGCCAAAGGCTTAGTAACTTAAAATTATTTGAAGTAAAGAAAACATGA
- a CDS encoding vWA domain-containing protein — protein sequence MFKGIEFAHPVFFWLLIIIPVIIVWYVWRERKIYGYLSVSAIKGFSMPKKSIVPQLRRIGIVFRCLALIALTVAIARPQSSLSWQNSTTEGIDIMIASDISGSMLAEDFQPNRMEAGKNIAIDFIKNRPDDRIGLVIFSGESFTQCPLTIDHEVLINLFKDIKNGMIDDGTAIGMGLATAVNRLKESDAKSKVIILLTDGSNNAGSIPPVTAAEIAKQFNIRVYTVGLGTKGTAPYPVQTPMGIQYQRIPVDVDEGTLTKIATITGGKYFRATNNETLKNIYEQIDKLEKAKIDVTQYHKKTELFLPFALIALLFLLFEFVFRNTLLKGALT from the coding sequence ATGTTTAAAGGAATAGAATTTGCACACCCGGTATTTTTCTGGCTGTTAATTATTATACCTGTAATAATTGTGTGGTATGTGTGGCGTGAAAGAAAGATATACGGTTACCTGAGCGTATCAGCGATTAAAGGCTTTTCGATGCCGAAAAAAAGTATTGTTCCCCAACTACGCCGCATTGGAATTGTGTTTAGGTGTTTAGCGTTAATAGCGCTTACTGTTGCGATTGCGCGGCCCCAGTCCTCATTAAGCTGGCAAAATAGTACTACCGAGGGCATAGATATTATGATTGCTTCTGATATATCAGGCAGTATGCTTGCCGAAGATTTTCAGCCCAACAGGATGGAAGCAGGTAAAAACATTGCGATTGATTTTATAAAGAACCGTCCTGATGACCGGATCGGGTTGGTGATCTTCAGTGGCGAGAGTTTTACACAATGCCCCCTAACTATTGACCATGAGGTATTGATCAATCTTTTTAAAGATATAAAAAACGGAATGATAGACGATGGTACTGCAATAGGCATGGGCCTTGCCACAGCCGTTAACCGGCTAAAGGAAAGTGATGCTAAGAGCAAAGTAATTATCCTGCTTACTGATGGTTCAAACAATGCAGGATCAATACCACCTGTTACTGCGGCTGAAATTGCCAAACAATTTAATATAAGAGTTTATACCGTTGGTTTAGGTACAAAGGGTACCGCGCCTTACCCGGTTCAAACACCAATGGGGATCCAATATCAGCGAATTCCGGTTGATGTTGATGAAGGTACTCTTACAAAAATTGCCACTATTACGGGCGGTAAATACTTCAGGGCGACTAACAACGAAACACTTAAAAATATTTATGAACAGATAGACAAGCTGGAAAAGGCCAAAATTGATGTTACGCAATATCATAAAAAAACTGAATTGTTTTTGCCCTTTGCTTTAATTGCCTTGCTGTTTTTATTGTTTGAATTTGTATTTAGAAATACTTTGCTTAAGGGGGCTTTAACTTAA
- a CDS encoding BatD family protein translates to MMKKCFFNFLVLIAISTCFTLKAEAQNISVEAKLDQQTIRIGDQTKLRLIVHQPVKEKVNFPKLADTLIGKVQILSSRIDTVFDKKDRNLATVTQSFVITSFDQGTYDIPSYSIGSGTGVLKTNPLTLVVQTVQVDTTKAIYDIKQPLAVTYTFWDWLKDHWIWVAVGVLVVLLAGGAIWYFKKQPKVQKLVKEVKPEIPAHTIALNKLQQLRDKKLWQQDAVKQYHSELSDIIREYLEKRYVIKTQEKTTDEIFAALKYMDIANEYRVKLNQVLILADLVKFAKEKPLPVDNELSIENALSFVLKTQQAQVLTQHTEGGREHV, encoded by the coding sequence ATGATGAAGAAATGTTTTTTTAATTTCCTGGTTTTAATTGCGATTTCAACCTGTTTTACTTTAAAAGCTGAAGCCCAAAATATTAGTGTTGAGGCAAAACTGGATCAACAGACTATTCGTATCGGCGATCAGACCAAATTACGCCTGATAGTCCATCAGCCCGTAAAAGAAAAAGTAAACTTTCCAAAGTTGGCTGACACTTTGATTGGGAAAGTGCAAATATTAAGCAGCCGGATCGATACCGTATTTGATAAAAAGGATCGCAATTTGGCTACAGTAACCCAAAGTTTTGTTATAACTTCTTTTGATCAGGGCACTTATGATATTCCTTCTTATTCAATAGGTTCAGGCACAGGGGTTTTAAAAACGAATCCATTGACCCTCGTAGTACAAACTGTGCAGGTAGATACAACGAAAGCAATATATGATATTAAGCAACCGCTGGCAGTTACCTACACATTTTGGGATTGGCTTAAAGACCATTGGATTTGGGTTGCGGTTGGTGTGCTTGTTGTTTTACTGGCAGGGGGCGCAATATGGTATTTTAAAAAGCAACCGAAAGTTCAAAAATTGGTGAAAGAAGTTAAGCCGGAGATTCCTGCGCACACCATTGCGTTGAATAAACTGCAGCAATTACGGGATAAAAAGCTGTGGCAACAGGATGCAGTTAAACAATACCACAGTGAACTGAGTGATATTATCCGTGAGTACCTTGAAAAACGTTATGTGATAAAAACGCAGGAAAAAACCACAGATGAAATTTTTGCTGCCTTAAAGTATATGGATATTGCCAATGAGTACAGGGTTAAGTTAAACCAGGTTTTAATATTGGCGGATTTGGTAAAGTTTGCAAAAGAAAAACCGTTGCCGGTAGATAACGAGCTAAGCATAGAAAATGCATTGAGCTTTGTGTTAAAAACCCAGCAGGCCCAGGTGCTTACACAGCATACCGAAGGAGGACGTGAGCATGTTTAA
- a CDS encoding DUF58 domain-containing protein, which translates to MARDTKELLKKVRKIEIKTRGLSNHLFSGEYHSAFKGRGMAFSEVREYQVGDEIRTIDWNVTARFNHPYVKVFDEERELTVMLLMDVSGSENFGTLMQQKQDLATELCAVLAFSAIQNNDKVGVIFFSDKIEKFIPPKKGRSHILMIIRELIDFTPENKGTDVAEALKYFTRVIKKKCTAFIMSDFMSPSFENELKIANKKHDIIALRLYDKHEEEFPDLGLIPVKDDESGQISWINTGDPKVRTAFKADALRRNAMLKEVFSRCGVDAADIGTHESYVKPLMTLFKKREKKR; encoded by the coding sequence ATGGCAAGAGATACTAAAGAACTGCTTAAGAAAGTAAGAAAGATAGAGATTAAAACCCGGGGGTTGAGTAATCACCTGTTTTCCGGCGAATATCACTCGGCTTTTAAAGGCCGAGGTATGGCCTTTAGCGAGGTGCGCGAGTACCAGGTAGGTGATGAGATCCGCACCATTGATTGGAATGTTACCGCCCGGTTTAACCACCCTTACGTGAAAGTGTTTGACGAGGAACGTGAGCTTACGGTAATGCTGCTGATGGATGTGAGCGGATCTGAAAACTTTGGTACGCTGATGCAGCAAAAGCAGGACCTTGCAACAGAGTTATGTGCAGTGCTGGCATTTTCGGCCATTCAGAATAATGACAAGGTAGGAGTGATCTTTTTTAGTGATAAAATCGAAAAGTTTATTCCTCCTAAAAAAGGAAGAAGCCACATTTTAATGATCATAAGGGAACTAATTGATTTTACACCCGAAAACAAAGGAACAGATGTTGCCGAGGCGTTAAAATACTTTACAAGGGTGATAAAAAAGAAGTGTACGGCGTTCATCATGTCGGACTTCATGAGCCCTTCCTTTGAGAACGAACTGAAAATAGCCAATAAAAAGCACGACATAATTGCGCTTAGATTGTATGATAAACACGAGGAAGAATTTCCTGATTTGGGTTTGATCCCGGTAAAGGATGATGAGAGCGGGCAGATCAGCTGGATAAATACCGGTGACCCTAAAGTTCGTACAGCGTTTAAAGCCGATGCCTTGCGAAGAAACGCAATGCTAAAGGAAGTATTTAGCCGTTGCGGGGTGGACGCCGCCGATATCGGCACCCATGAATCATACGTTAAGCCTTTAATGACATTGTTTAAAAAACGGGAGAAGAAAAGGTAA
- a CDS encoding AAA family ATPase has product MEEINSNTGHLSSDAVAGGSSYSTDIRALNEMIQKESAFVDLLKMEMDKVIVGQKYMVDRLLIGLLADGHILLEGVPGLAKTLAINTLSKAIQADFSRIQFTPDLLPADLLGTMIYNQKKEEFIVRKGPLFSNFILADEINRAPAKVQSALLEAMQERQVTIGDNTFLLPTPFLVLATQNPIEQEGTYPLPEAQVDRFMLKVVIGYPNKEDEKRIVRANIAPQGMLKPNAIIKPDDIIRARKVVREVYMDEKIEQYIIDIVFATRYPEQYKLANYKNLISFGASPRASINLALASKAYAFIKRRGYVIPEDVRAICHDVLRHRIGLTYEAEAENMTSEDIITGILNAVEVP; this is encoded by the coding sequence ATGGAAGAAATAAATAGTAATACCGGGCATCTTTCGTCTGATGCCGTGGCCGGCGGTTCATCTTATTCAACGGATATAAGAGCGCTGAATGAAATGATCCAAAAGGAGAGCGCTTTTGTCGATCTGTTGAAAATGGAAATGGACAAAGTTATAGTTGGCCAAAAATATATGGTAGATCGGCTGCTGATAGGTTTACTGGCTGATGGACATATCCTGTTGGAAGGTGTGCCCGGACTGGCTAAAACATTAGCCATCAATACCTTGTCGAAAGCAATCCAGGCCGACTTTAGCCGGATCCAGTTCACTCCCGACCTTTTGCCTGCTGATTTACTGGGTACTATGATCTATAATCAGAAAAAAGAGGAGTTTATTGTACGCAAAGGCCCCTTGTTTTCGAACTTTATACTTGCTGATGAGATAAACCGCGCACCCGCAAAGGTGCAAAGCGCGTTGCTGGAGGCCATGCAGGAAAGACAGGTTACCATCGGCGATAATACGTTTCTGCTTCCAACACCATTTTTGGTATTGGCTACCCAAAACCCTATTGAGCAGGAAGGAACCTACCCGCTTCCGGAAGCACAGGTTGACCGTTTTATGCTAAAAGTAGTAATTGGTTATCCTAACAAGGAGGATGAAAAGAGGATTGTTCGGGCAAATATCGCTCCACAGGGGATGTTAAAGCCAAATGCTATAATTAAGCCGGATGATATCATCAGGGCCCGCAAGGTAGTAAGAGAGGTTTACATGGACGAAAAGATAGAGCAATACATTATTGATATTGTTTTTGCCACACGTTACCCTGAGCAGTATAAACTGGCTAACTATAAAAACCTCATCAGCTTTGGCGCTTCACCAAGGGCAAGTATAAACCTGGCGCTGGCTTCAAAAGCTTATGCCTTTATAAAACGCAGGGGATACGTTATTCCGGAAGATGTGAGGGCCATTTGCCATGACGTGTTAAGACACCGGATAGGGCTGACTTACGAAGCTGAAGCAGAAAACATGACATCGGAAGATATTATTACCGGGATATTGAACGCTGTAGAAGTACCATAA
- the ppk1 gene encoding polyphosphate kinase 1, whose product MEQQRYYNRDLSWLSFNERVMEEAANDEVPVLERIKFLSIFSSNLDEFYRVRMPVLRALKKIGEKEDSDIDAEERSEILKNAIDMINAQQQRFGGILREQLLPLLKSLNVHLLYNEAFPDAVKNASADYFLSEVLAFIQPVALDGGTKFFPENNKLYFIVSLPDEQNGEKIVLLNIPSDELPRFFTFNNGVITYIAFLDDIIKNNLHRVFKGVTVNGCYSIKITRDAELDLNDEYAGDLAGEIESQLKKRDFGLATRFLHQSGIPLRTLQLVTAQLDLQNANSTQGGSYHNLKDFFALPLNLPGSSYEEWPAACYPGLADADSVAAFIADKDMIIHTPYQSYHAVLRFFNEAAINPDVEEICISIYRVANDSRIVNALISAAKSGKNVQVMVELKARFDEANNLKWAKKMKNAGVKIVYSVTALKVHAKIALVKTRKAGRLVYTGLLATGNFNESTARFYTDHILFTSNPELLREMELVFMFLSKREKPSSKNYIKFKHLLVSQFNLQNRFIEMIDREIDFAKHGYPAGITLKMNNLEEQVLINKLYEASQAGVKVLLIIRSICCLIPGVPGMSENITIRRIVDRYLEHGRVFIFNNNGNKEMFLGSADWMNRNVYNRIEVCFPVYDETVKQQILQIIDLQLKDNIQAVNLDNRIRNVAVDGKGEAVQAQAEIYSLLSGIAIN is encoded by the coding sequence ATGGAACAACAGCGTTATTATAACCGCGATTTAAGCTGGCTTTCTTTTAATGAACGTGTAATGGAGGAGGCAGCTAATGATGAGGTGCCGGTTTTAGAAAGGATAAAGTTCCTAAGTATATTTTCGTCAAACCTGGATGAGTTTTACCGGGTGCGGATGCCTGTTTTGCGTGCTTTAAAAAAGATTGGAGAAAAGGAAGATAGTGATATTGACGCTGAAGAGCGGTCAGAGATCTTGAAGAACGCTATTGACATGATAAATGCCCAGCAACAACGCTTTGGAGGTATTTTACGTGAACAACTGCTGCCATTGCTTAAAAGCCTGAACGTTCATCTGTTATATAATGAAGCGTTTCCTGATGCTGTAAAAAATGCCTCAGCAGATTATTTTTTATCAGAGGTGCTGGCATTTATACAGCCTGTAGCTTTAGACGGAGGCACCAAATTTTTCCCGGAAAACAATAAGCTTTATTTTATAGTGAGTTTGCCGGATGAGCAAAACGGGGAAAAGATCGTGTTGCTTAATATCCCATCTGACGAACTGCCTCGTTTTTTTACTTTTAACAACGGCGTAATTACATATATTGCTTTTTTAGACGATATTATAAAGAACAACCTGCACAGGGTATTTAAGGGTGTAACAGTAAACGGGTGCTATAGCATAAAAATAACCCGCGATGCCGAACTTGATCTTAATGATGAATACGCAGGAGATCTTGCAGGTGAGATTGAAAGTCAGTTAAAAAAACGTGATTTTGGCCTGGCGACCCGTTTCCTGCATCAATCAGGAATTCCTTTGCGTACGCTACAACTGGTAACGGCACAACTGGATCTGCAGAATGCCAACTCAACCCAAGGCGGCAGCTATCATAATCTTAAAGATTTTTTTGCGCTGCCTTTGAATTTACCCGGATCATCTTACGAAGAATGGCCCGCCGCCTGTTACCCCGGACTAGCTGATGCTGATTCCGTTGCAGCTTTTATTGCTGATAAGGATATGATAATCCATACTCCTTACCAAAGCTACCATGCGGTATTAAGATTTTTTAATGAGGCTGCTATCAATCCGGATGTTGAGGAAATTTGTATCTCGATTTACCGGGTCGCTAATGATTCGCGTATCGTAAATGCACTGATAAGTGCTGCGAAAAGTGGTAAAAATGTGCAGGTAATGGTTGAGCTTAAGGCCCGCTTTGATGAAGCGAATAATTTAAAGTGGGCTAAAAAAATGAAAAATGCCGGCGTCAAAATTGTTTACAGTGTAACTGCGCTAAAGGTACACGCAAAAATAGCCTTGGTAAAAACCAGGAAAGCAGGCCGCCTTGTTTATACGGGCTTGCTTGCTACCGGTAATTTTAATGAATCAACAGCTCGGTTTTATACTGACCACATCCTATTCACTTCCAACCCGGAGCTATTGCGTGAAATGGAGCTTGTTTTTATGTTTTTGAGTAAGCGTGAAAAGCCATCATCTAAAAATTATATAAAGTTTAAGCATTTGCTGGTTTCTCAATTTAACCTGCAAAACAGGTTTATTGAAATGATAGATCGTGAAATTGATTTTGCAAAGCATGGCTACCCCGCGGGTATTACTTTAAAAATGAACAACCTTGAAGAGCAGGTGCTGATTAATAAACTTTATGAAGCATCACAAGCCGGGGTTAAAGTTTTGCTGATCATCCGTAGTATCTGCTGCCTTATACCCGGCGTTCCCGGTATGAGCGAAAATATTACAATAAGACGGATAGTAGATCGTTACCTTGAACACGGCAGGGTATTCATTTTTAATAATAACGGGAACAAAGAAATGTTTTTGGGTTCGGCAGACTGGATGAACAGGAATGTTTATAACCGAATAGAAGTATGTTTCCCGGTGTATGATGAAACTGTAAAACAACAGATTTTGCAAATTATTGATCTGCAATTGAAAGATAACATTCAGGCAGTTAATCTCGACAATAGAATTAGAAATGTAGCTGTTGATGGGAAGGGCGAAGCAGTGCAGGCGCAGGCAGAGATATATAGCTTGCTTTCCGGGATTGCAATTAATTGA
- a CDS encoding Pycsar system effector family protein: protein MNHQQLLEQAQDYVLKFYRTHDTSTLIYHNLQHTQDVVAAAIKIANHYQLNDDDFFVVMAAVWFHDLGYMIDLNSHEEKGAELASDFFEEHNVNKKHIELIVSCIMATRMPQAPKTLLEEIVCDADLFNLGTDKFKEKDKLLLKEVNLLHNTSLTKQQWREKSISFLESHSYHTDYCKVLLNNTKEKNLEEIKSKWEKERKKELKEAEKAHEKQEKKLNKEEMKFDATIVEENTHAAPVLESKTDSEKKKDKDKDKEKEKPEKGIETMFRISSSNHQRLSDMADNKAHIMITVNSIILSAIISLLLRRLSEYEYLIVPTSILLSVSLLAMTFSILATRPSIPAGVFSREDVDNRRVNLLFFGNFYKATLEEYNYGMQKMMEDKDFLYGTLIRDVYAQGVVLGKKYRLLRIAYNIFMFGLIGSVVAFIIAAAFFGYTPANVK, encoded by the coding sequence ATGAACCACCAGCAACTACTTGAGCAGGCACAGGATTATGTGTTAAAATTTTACAGAACGCATGACACATCAACCCTGATTTACCATAACTTACAACATACACAGGATGTAGTAGCTGCCGCAATAAAAATAGCTAACCATTATCAATTGAACGACGACGACTTTTTTGTGGTAATGGCGGCGGTTTGGTTTCATGACCTCGGATACATGATAGACTTAAACAGTCATGAAGAAAAAGGTGCTGAATTGGCATCCGATTTTTTTGAAGAACATAACGTCAATAAAAAGCATATCGAACTGATAGTGAGCTGTATAATGGCTACCAGAATGCCGCAAGCACCCAAAACACTGCTTGAGGAAATTGTTTGCGATGCTGACTTATTTAACCTGGGAACCGATAAGTTTAAAGAGAAGGATAAGTTATTGTTAAAAGAGGTTAACCTGTTGCATAACACGAGTTTAACTAAACAACAGTGGCGTGAAAAGTCGATATCGTTTTTAGAGTCGCACAGTTACCATACCGATTATTGTAAGGTACTCCTTAATAACACCAAAGAAAAGAACCTGGAAGAAATAAAAAGCAAGTGGGAAAAAGAGCGCAAAAAGGAATTGAAGGAAGCGGAGAAAGCCCATGAAAAACAGGAAAAGAAATTAAATAAGGAGGAGATGAAATTTGATGCGACTATTGTTGAGGAAAATACGCACGCAGCCCCGGTTTTAGAATCAAAAACAGATAGTGAAAAGAAGAAAGATAAAGACAAGGATAAAGAAAAGGAAAAGCCTGAAAAGGGAATTGAAACCATGTTTCGGATCAGTTCAAGCAATCATCAACGCTTAAGCGATATGGCTGATAACAAGGCCCATATAATGATCACTGTCAATTCCATTATTTTATCGGCAATTATAAGTTTGCTGTTGCGCAGGTTAAGTGAATATGAATACCTTATAGTGCCAACTTCTATCTTATTATCGGTTAGTTTATTAGCTATGACTTTTTCTATCCTGGCGACAAGGCCATCAATTCCTGCAGGTGTTTTTAGCCGCGAGGATGTGGACAACAGGAGAGTCAACTTGTTGTTTTTTGGGAATTTTTACAAAGCCACATTGGAGGAATATAATTACGGCATGCAAAAAATGATGGAGGATAAGGACTTTTTATACGGAACACTCATCCGCGATGTGTACGCGCAGGGGGTAGTTCTCGGAAAAAAATACCGGTTGCTTCGTATTGCTTACAACATATTTATGTTCGGCCTTATAGGGTCAGTTGTTGCCTTTATTATAGCTGCTGCATTTTTTGGGTACACACCGGCTAACGTTAAATAA